The following are encoded together in the Serratia odorifera genome:
- the istB gene encoding IS21-like element helper ATPase IstB has translation MNLQHDRITALCEQLKLDRLPAEWPGVAQATIDNSGTHADFLEAVLQLQHDGLNERRRQTILRLSGLPVIKTLEQFDYAYASGVPRSQIQELAGLAFIERQENVVLLGPSGVGKTHLATAIGYKAAMAGLSIRFITAADMMLQLMASHRQGDLKGYLNRVVGKPKLLIIDEVGYLPFGKMEANLFFQVVAKRYESGSVILTSNLPFTQWSGTFGDDETLTAAMLDRLLHHAHIAQISGQSYRLKDKLKSGQLQKKTKATALE, from the coding sequence ATGAACCTTCAGCATGATCGTATTACAGCGCTTTGCGAACAACTCAAGCTCGACCGCCTGCCGGCAGAGTGGCCCGGTGTGGCACAGGCGACCATCGACAACAGCGGCACACATGCCGACTTCCTGGAAGCCGTTTTGCAGCTCCAGCATGATGGCCTGAACGAACGGCGTCGGCAGACCATTTTGCGGTTATCAGGCCTGCCGGTGATAAAAACACTGGAGCAGTTCGATTACGCCTATGCCAGCGGCGTTCCACGAAGCCAGATCCAGGAGTTAGCGGGTCTTGCATTTATAGAGCGTCAGGAGAACGTTGTCCTGCTCGGGCCTTCTGGCGTCGGCAAGACGCACCTGGCGACCGCGATTGGCTATAAAGCCGCGATGGCGGGTTTAAGCATTCGGTTCATCACCGCCGCCGATATGATGCTGCAACTGATGGCGTCACACCGTCAGGGTGATCTGAAGGGCTACCTGAACCGCGTCGTAGGTAAGCCTAAGTTGTTGATCATCGACGAAGTGGGCTATCTGCCGTTCGGCAAAATGGAGGCGAACCTGTTCTTCCAGGTTGTCGCTAAACGGTATGAGTCAGGCAGCGTGATCCTGACCAGCAACCTGCCGTTTACGCAGTGGTCAGGAACGTTTGGTGATGACGAGACGCTGACGGCGGCAATGCTGGATCGGCTGCTTCACCATGCGCATATCGCGCAAATCAGCGGTCAAAGCTATCGACTGAAAGATAAGCTGAAAAGCGGCCAACTCCAGAAGAAAACGAAAGCAACAGCGCTCGAGTAA